One window from the genome of Elaeis guineensis isolate ETL-2024a chromosome 5, EG11, whole genome shotgun sequence encodes:
- the LOC105044362 gene encoding pentatricopeptide repeat-containing protein At5g59600 codes for MCKANASHWIAQISYFSRQGLHKETLHVFHRLLTQGLRPDRYVLPSVLRACGNLSDLKSGRTVHNLVTRSLLDSDAFIGSALIDMYSKCGKLHSARRVFDGTAEKDLVVWNSMVSGYAHGGLAEIAMVLLIKMRSLGVKPDLVTWNALISGFSRMGNDAMAMDLFRSMQIDGVEPDVVSWTSIISGFVLNFKYGEAFGMFRQMEVVAGMRPSSVTISSLLPACANVADLRHGKEIHGYAVLTGVDKDLFVSSALVDMYAKCGLISEAVRIFDKMEKRSTASWNSMIFGYSNHGYCENAIGLFYQMQNEHVRPDHLTFTAVFTACSHAGMVELGKHLFILMQEYHGIEPRLEHYACMVDLLGKAGKLAEAYDLIKGMPIEPDSFVWGALLGACRRHGNVQLAKTAALHLFEIEPQSAGSCIILSSMLLDAGRQADAVKMQKLMKKKNMKKFHGYSWIEST; via the coding sequence ATGTGTAAAGCAAATGCCAGCCATTGGATCGCCCAGATCAGTTACTTCTCTCGCCAAGGTCTCCACAAGGAGACCCTACATGTCTTCCACCGACTTCTTACCCAAGGCCTCAGACCCGACCGTTACGTCCTTCCCAGCGTTCTCCGGGCCTGTGGCAACCTCTCTGACCTGAAAAGCGGAAGAACAGTGCACAATTTGGTCACCCGTTCTCTGCTCGATTCCGATGCTTTCATTGGTAGTGCTTTGATTGATATGTACTCCAAATGCGGTAAACTTCATAGTGCTCGGAGGGTGTTTGACGGAACGGCTGAGAAGGATCTCGTGGTGTGGAATTCCATGGTCTCGGGCTATGCCCATGGAGGCCTAGCAGAAATTGCCATGGTCCTACTCATAAAGATGAGATCTTTAGGAGTAAAACCAGATTTAGTGACATGGAATGCACTGATTTCTGGGTTCTCTCGGATGGGCAATGATGCGATGGCCATGGATCTGTTCAGATCAATGCAGATTGATGGAGTGGAGCCCGATGTTGTTTCTTGGACTTCAATTATATCAGGTTTTGTGCTCAATTTCAAGTACGGCGAGGCTTTTGGGATGTTCAGGCAAATGGAAGTGGTTGCAGGAATGAGGCCAAGCTCCGTAACAATTAGTAGTCTTTTGCCAGCTTGTGCCAATGTTGCGGACCTGAGACATGGAAAAGAGATTCATGGTTATGCTGTGCTAACAGGGGTGGACAAAGATTTGTTCGTCAGTAGTGCTCTTGTTGACATGTACGCCAAGTGTGGGCTTATATCGGAAGCAGTCAGGATTTTTGATAAGATGGAGAAGAGAAGTACCGCTTCGTGGAATTCTATGATTTTCGGATATTCAAACCATGGATACTGTGAGAATGCAATCGGGCTTTTCTATCAGATGCAAAATGAGCATGTGAGACCTGACCATCTTACCTTCACGGCAGTCTTTACAGCTTGTAGTCACGCTGGAATGGTCGAACTAGGAAAGCATTTATTCATTTTAATGCAAGAATATCATGGGATTGAGCCACGGTTGGAGCATTATGCTTGCATGGTGGACTTGCTCGGCAAAGCAGGGAAGCTTGCGGAGGCTTATGATCTCATCAAGGGAATGCCTATTGAGCCAGATTCTTTTGTGTGGGGAGCTTTGTTAGGGGCTTGCCGGCGCCATGGCAATGTCCAGCTTGCTAAGACTGCGGCTTTGCATCTGTTTGAAATCGAGCCACAGAGTGCAGGAAGCTGTATAATATTGTCGAGCATGCTTCTCGATGCTGGGAGACAGGCAGATGCTGTCAAGATGCAGAAATTGATGAAGAAAAAGAACATGAAAAAGTTCCATGGGTACAGTTGGATAGAATCTACCTGA